The Vibrio echinoideorum DNA window TTAGCACCAAATGTGTTTTCAGACCAACCAGGCATTGTTTCGTAGATTGGCGTTGCTTCTTCGAATGACTCAGCAGCCATTGGAGAAACTTCTAGGATAGAACCATCTTTCATCTTGTAACCAGTACAGATTTTCAGTTCTTCTAGGCCATCTAGAACGTCTAGTTTAGTTAGACAGATACCAGATAGAGAGTTGATTTGGATTGCACGACGCATAGCAACGGCATCGAACCAACCAGTACGACGTAGACGACCAGTTGTTGCGCCAAATTCGTGGCCAACATCGCCTAGGTGCTTACCAACTGGGTCTTGCTTATCAAGGCCATCGTAAAGCTCAGTTGGGAATGGACCTGAACCAACACGAGTACAGTAAGCCTTAGTAATACCAAGGATGTAACCAATGTGACGAGGACCGAAACCAGAACCTGCAGCAACACCACCAGCAGTCGTGTTAGAAGACGTTACGTATGGGTAAGTACCGTGGTCGATATCTAGTAGCGTACCTTGAGCACCTTCGAACATGATCTTGTCGCCGCGCTTACGTGCTGCGTCTAGTTCGTCAGTTACGTCGATAACCATCGCAGTTAACATGTCTGCGTAGCTCATCGCTTGCTCAAGTACTTCTTCGTAGCTTACTGTTTCAGCTTTGTAGAAATGCTCTAGTTGGAAGTTGTGGAATTCCATAACTTCTTTTAGCTTCTCAGCAAATGCTTCTTTATCGAAAAGATCGCCAACGCGTAGACCGCGACGAGCAACTTTATCTTCGTAAGCTGGACCGATACCACGACCCGTTGTACCGATAGCTTTAGCGCCACGAGCGATTTCACGCGCGTTGTCGATAGCAATATGGTACGGAAGAATTAGAGGACAAGCTTCAGAGATGAAAAGACGTTCACGTACTGGAATACCGCGATCTTCAAGAGGTTTCATTTCTTTAAGAAGTGCGTCAGGTGATAATACTACACCGTTACCGATAACACATTTAACGTTATCGCGTAGGATACCTGATGGAATTAAGTGAAGAACGGTTTTTTCACCGTCAATTACAAGTGTATGACCTGCATTGTGACCGCCTTGGTAGCGAACCACGTATTTTGCATCTTCAGTTAAAAGGTCAACGATTTTACCTTTACCTTCGTCACCCCATTGGGTGCCTAGAACAACTACGTTATTTCCCATCTTTCCAATTTCTGTTGCTAATTAAAAATGGATTCTAGCACCGAATCACACTTCTTGCAGTCACTTTTTGTTCATAATCGACAAGGCTGTTCAAAAACAAATCAGTGAGAACTCAGGGCGGAACCGTAAAGATACTGATATCATTGTATTTTTATAAATATAGGGCAGTGTCATGTCTCATTCAATTTGGCTCGCAATTGGGCTTGTTCTTATCGTAGAGGGGCTTGGTCCCTTGATTGCACCAAACGGTTGGAGAAACATGGTTGCCCAGCTCAGCCAACAACCAGACTCTCAACTGCGCCGTATTGGCGGCTGTCTTGTTGTTGCTGGAGCGGTTATCGCTTTCATGACCCACAGCTAATCTTCCTTCTAGAAACCTACTCATTATTTCCGAAACCTTGCCGGTACAAGTAAGAGGTTTACGCACTCACTATACCGATGATTTACGCACTCACTATACCGATTGCGACTCACGCATGAGCCTAACGCTCAAGGGGCCACCTGTCATGTAAAGGCATCGCAAGTCATCGTTAACAGCAGCATAGGTGCTCGGCAGCAGCGTAGATAATCGGTAACAGCAGTATAGGTCCTCGGGGGTAACAACATGGTTAATCAACAGAAGCGCCAAGCAAGCAAGTCAACTAACCAGCTAATCAACTAACAAGATAGGCTGATAAAAAGTGAAGCGACCAAAATAAACCGCCAGAAAACAAAAAGGCTCCCATCAGGGAGCCTTTTGATTTTTAACGTACTTTGTTATCTAAACTAGAGTCAGCTTTTGAATAACAAATTAGCTTATTTTGCTGCTGGTACACCGCTTGATTGATTCATGTATCGGAAGAAGTCTGTCTTCGGATCCAATACTAGAATATCGCTCTTATCGCTAAATGATGTCTCATAAGCTTGCAGTGAACGCATAAAGCCATAGAACTCAGGATCTTTGCTGTACACATCAGAGTAGATCTTCGCCGCTTCTGCATCAGCATCACCACGAGTCACTCGAGCAGTACGGTCAGCTTCAGCAAGAACAGTCGCTACTTCTAGCTCAGCTTGAGCACGGATAACTTCTGCTTTCTCACGACCTTGAGAACGGTGTCTACGAGCAACCGATTCACGCTCTGCACGCATACGGCGGTAGATAGATTCACTGATTTCGTCAGGAAGGTTAATCTTCTTCATTCGGAAATCAACAACTTCAACACCCAAATCAGCCATCGCACTTTCTGCCGTTCCAGACAAAACGTTCGCCATAACTTTATCTCGTTCACCATCAATCTCTAGTGCTTCTTTAGCGGCTTCAGTTGTTACTTCTTCGCTATCAACACTATCAGGTAATACGTCTTTGTTACGCGGGCCTGAAACGATTTGCTTGATCTCGCGAGAACCAATTTCAGAACGAAGAACATCTGTCACTTTACGCTCAAGAAGTGCTTCTGCCGTCAGGATATTGCCGCCGCCCGTACTCAGATAAAAACGTCCAAAATCAGCAATACGCCATTTTGCGTAAGTATCAATTAGAACGTCTTTTTTCTCTGATGTTACGAAACGGTCTGAACGACCATCCATCGTTTGAATACGCGCATCAAGTACTTTAACGCGATCAAACAGCGGCATCTTAAAGTGTAGGCCTGGTTCATAGATTCGTGATACGCCGTTGTCATCGAGAACTCGACCAAAACGAATTACCATGCCACGTTCGCCTTCTTGAATCACAAATAGTGACATCAATAGAAGGGCAATCGTCACAACTAAAACAGGGATCATTAACTTACGCATTATTAGTATCTCCCTTGACGTGAACTGTCTGAACGAGTTGTAGAGCTAGACTTTGGATCCGCTTGAGTTTCTAACTCAATTTGATCGTAAGTTGATGGAGCTTTTGTCGAGCGTTTACCCGATTGGTCTCCACCTTGAGCGCCTAGCTTATCAATTGGTAGGTACAACAAGTTACCACTTGATTCTGAATCAATCAGAACTTTAGATGTGCTTGAGTACACTTTTTCCATTGTATCTAGGTACATACGGTTACGTGTTACTTCAGGAGCAGCTTGGTATTCAGGTAAAAGTTTCTCGAATTGAGCAACCTGACCCAAAGCACCATTAACAATACGCTCAGAATAACCTACCGCTTCTTTCTTCAAACGCTCAGCTCGACCTGTTGCTTTTGGAATAATATCATTACGGTAAGCTTCAGCTTCACGTTCGAAACGCTCTTCATCCTCACGAGCTGCGATAGCATCATCAAATGCATCTTTCACTTGCTCAGGTGGACGCGCTGATTGGAAGTTCACGTCAACAATAAGAATACCCATATCGTAGCTATCAATAATACGATTCAGCTCTTCTTGAGTGCTTTGACGAATCTGCTGACGACCACTTGTTAGGATACTATCCATTAGTGAGTCACCAATTACCGCACGAAGCGCAGAATCGGTTGCTTGGCGTAAACTGTCGTCCGCGTCCGTTACACGATACAAGTACTTGTACGGGTCAGAAACACGGTATTGAACACCCATTTCAACGGTCACAACGTTTTCATCTTTCGTTAGCATCGTGCCAGAAGCACGTAGAGAACGAATCGCTTGAACGTTGACCAGTTGCTCATCTTTGATTTCATCGATGAAGCGTGGGTGCCAGTTAAGGCCAGGTTCTTCGATACGGTCGAATTGACCCAGTCGAAGTACAACGGCTCTTTCTGCTTCGCCAACGGTGTAGAAACCAGCGAAGAACCAGATAGCAATCGCAATGACAGCAATGACACCAAAGCCAATCGCACCGCCACCACCAATAGATGGCCCTTTACCGTTGCCACCTTTTTTACCAAACTTGCCACCTAACTTTTGACTTAGTTTACTAAACACTTCGTCTAAGTCTGGCGGTCCTTGATCTCGGCCGCCGCGATTATTATTCTTACCCCAAGGGTCGTTATCGCGGCCGTTATTATCGCCGTTGTTGTTATTTCCAGGCTCATTCCACGCCATTAGAAAGCTCCATCATTTGATATGACGTTATACTGTAGCAGTCTCTTTGGTAACGATAAAGTCACCTAAGAGCGCCCCTTCTCTTTTTTCAAGTTTAGACCAATCTATTTGTTGCATTCGGATATCTATCAACAAGTTACCATTTTCATCATACTCTTCCTGTTGAATACATTTCATCTGGAAAAATAAACTACGAACACGGCCTTGATGTTTATGTGGAATACACAAACGGAATTGAACCATTTGACTTGCTAAACGCTCGGTTAAAGCTTCAAACAACAGTTCAATACCTACTCCTTCCATTGCAGAAACCCAAACAGCGCGTGGAGCGCCCTCTTCGTATCTTTCAATTCGAGGTTTTTGGTCTTCCATGCAGTCAATTTTATTCATGACTACAAGGGTTGGCACTTCATGAGCATCGATTTCTTCTAATACATCATGAACAGCCTGAATATTCTCACGAAAGCGGTCATCACTGGCATCAACAACATGTAACAAAATGTCAGCTTCTTGCGTCTCTTGTAACGTTGCCTTAAATGCAGCGACCAAATCGTGTGGTAGATGACGGATAAAACCTACGGTATCTGCGAGAATTGCAGGCCCTACATCTGCCAAATCAATCTTACGTAGTGTTGGGTCTAGGGTTGCAAACAGTTGGTCTGCAGCATAAACACCCGCACTGGTAATGCGATTGAAAAGTGTTGATTTCCCTGCGTTGGTATAACCAACCAAAGAAATAGTTGGGATTTCAGCTCGATTTCGAGCACGTCGTCCTTGTTCACGTTGCTTAGCCACTTTCGCTAAACGACGCAGTATTGCCTTTATACGGTCACGCAACAAACGGCGATCGGTTTCCAGTTGAGTTTCACCTGGACCACGAAGACCAATACCACCTTTCTGCCTTTCAAGGTGAGTCCAACCACGAATCAGTCGAGTAGAGATATGACGAAGCTGAGCGAGCTCAACTTGTAGCTTACCTTCGTGAGTTCGTGCACGCTGTGCAAAGATATCTAAGATCAAACCCGTGCGATCAATCACACGACATTTACACAACTGTTCGAGATTTCGCTCTTGGGCAGGAGAGAGAGAGTGGTTAAACACCACGATTTCAGCCCCAGTCAGCTGAACGGCTTGAGCGATTTCTTGGGCTTTACCTTCTCCAACGTAGTATTTAGGGAGCGGGGATTGGCGGCTACCAGTAATCACTTGTAGCGTTTCTACCCCTGCTGAGGAGACCAGCATTTCACATTCGCTTAGGTCTTCCCATTCTCCCTCTTGCGTGAAGTTGATATGAACAAGTACGGCTCGCTCGCCGGATTCATAACGGTCAAACAAGCAACCAACTCCTTATTACAGCGTGTGCTGTATTTGTTGAACGATTAATCTTCAGTCTTCTCTGGACGATCAGATGGCGCACGCTGTTGCTCGCCGCTGTGGTGACTAACTGCACGAGCAGGAACCACAGTAGAAATCGCATGCTTGTAAACCATTTGGTTTACCGTGTTCTTCAATAAGATCACGAATTGATCGAAAGACTCGATCTGACCTTGCAGCTTGATGCCGTTCACAAGATAGATAGAGACTGGAATGCGCTCACGACGGAGTGCATTCAGGAATGGGTCTTGTAGCGATTGCCCCTTAGCCATTTTATTTTCCTTATTTGTATTTTGTTGTAATTATTTAGCTAGCGGTGCACAAAAAGGTGCGGCCTTTGCCTCTGAGCTAAATGAATAAAAAAACTCCGTTGTTATTGAAAGGCTGTGATTTTTTAAAAGCCTCAATAACGGATCCTTTCCAGAGTATATTCACGCAAAAGCGATCACATTATACACAGCAATACTAATCAGATGCTATTGCATCTGAAAGAGTTTCTAACGCTTGATCAATGTTTTCGCTATCTAACCAAGTTAAATCATCCCAACTGCGCAACCAGGTGATTTGTCGCTTGGCCAACTGACGAGTTGCACAGACACCACGGAAAACCGCTTCGTCCAAATCACAATTCCCGTCTAAATAATCCCACATCTGCCTATAACCGACGCATCGGATCGATGGTAGCTCCGGGTGAAGATCTTCTCTGGCGTGTAACGCCTTCATTTCCTCTTCAAAACCCGCCTCAATCATCTTCTCGAAACGCAGTTCAATACGGCGATGGAGTTCAGTCCTTTCCTTGGGAGCTATAGCAAATTGTTTTACACGAAATGGCAGGCTATCGCCTTTCGTTTGAGTTAGCTCAGTTAATGTTTTACCCGAAATTCGATAAACTTCCAATGCCCTTGAAAGCCTTTGTGGATCATTTGGGTGTATTCTTTCAGCGGATACGGGATCTATCTCTCTTAATTGATCATGCAGAGCCTGCCAACCTTGTTCGATAGATTCTGCTTCAATCTGCTGACGAATCTCTTTATCTGCCGCGGGTAGTGGCGATAAACCTTCCAGCAATGCCTTGTAGTACAGCATTGTGCCACCAACAAGTAGCGGGATTTTGCCTTCCGCTACAATCTTATTCATTTCATTGATCGCATCACGACGAAAATCTGCCGCAGAATACGCTTCGCTTGGATCCAGAATATCAATCAAGCGATGAGGCGCGAGCGCGAGCTCTTCCGCGTCTGGTTTAGCGGTGCCAATATCCATGTCTTTGTAGATCAATGCCGAATCCACACTGATGATTTCTACTGGGTATTTCTGGCGTAAGCGGATAGCTAAATCTGTTTTTCCTGATGCCGTTGGGCCCATTAAAAACAACGCTAAAGGTAATTTTTCAGTCATGATATTTTGTATTTGTTTCTCTGTTAGAGCGCTTTATAAAAAGGGCTTTGTGTCGCGACGTATTCAGCTAAAAAGACAAATGCCATCGCGAAAAAGTTAAACCGTAAACGCGGCTATGGTCGCTGAAAAGTCGATAGGATTGACAAACTCTGGATCATCTAATGGAAGTAGACCATGCCAAAGCTGTTCAAGTTCCCCAACTAGTTGAACCGCTTCAGATAAAGTGTAGTCGCTTTTTACTTGTGCCGTTTGAATCCCGATCCAGTTGACCAATGATGGCAACATATCGTTAAAAACAGTATCTGCGTGATTATCGACAATCTGAGCGTTTAATGAAGCCGCGTAAGATAACAGATCTGGGATCAAAATTTGTAAGTTTTGCTGCCTCAAAGGAGAAGGCACGCCCATCACCATTACCGCTTCACTGTTTCGCGCCTTAAGCTCAATCCCCAATAACGCCAGTGTTTGGCTCAACGCCTTAGCAACCTCGACAAGTTCACTGCCAAGCTTAATCGATAAAGGCACCA harbors:
- a CDS encoding adenylosuccinate synthase encodes the protein MGNNVVVLGTQWGDEGKGKIVDLLTEDAKYVVRYQGGHNAGHTLVIDGEKTVLHLIPSGILRDNVKCVIGNGVVLSPDALLKEMKPLEDRGIPVRERLFISEACPLILPYHIAIDNAREIARGAKAIGTTGRGIGPAYEDKVARRGLRVGDLFDKEAFAEKLKEVMEFHNFQLEHFYKAETVSYEEVLEQAMSYADMLTAMVIDVTDELDAARKRGDKIMFEGAQGTLLDIDHGTYPYVTSSNTTAGGVAAGSGFGPRHIGYILGITKAYCTRVGSGPFPTELYDGLDKQDPVGKHLGDVGHEFGATTGRLRRTGWFDAVAMRRAIQINSLSGICLTKLDVLDGLEELKICTGYKMKDGSILEVSPMAAESFEEATPIYETMPGWSENTFGAKSIDALPQAALDYIKRIEDLTGVPIDIVSTGPDRNETIIKVHPYGA
- a CDS encoding DUF2065 domain-containing protein, encoding MSHSIWLAIGLVLIVEGLGPLIAPNGWRNMVAQLSQQPDSQLRRIGGCLVVAGAVIAFMTHS
- the hflC gene encoding protease modulator HflC, with the protein product MRKLMIPVLVVTIALLLMSLFVIQEGERGMVIRFGRVLDDNGVSRIYEPGLHFKMPLFDRVKVLDARIQTMDGRSDRFVTSEKKDVLIDTYAKWRIADFGRFYLSTGGGNILTAEALLERKVTDVLRSEIGSREIKQIVSGPRNKDVLPDSVDSEEVTTEAAKEALEIDGERDKVMANVLSGTAESAMADLGVEVVDFRMKKINLPDEISESIYRRMRAERESVARRHRSQGREKAEVIRAQAELEVATVLAEADRTARVTRGDADAEAAKIYSDVYSKDPEFYGFMRSLQAYETSFSDKSDILVLDPKTDFFRYMNQSSGVPAAK
- the hflK gene encoding FtsH protease activity modulator HflK yields the protein MAWNEPGNNNNGDNNGRDNDPWGKNNNRGGRDQGPPDLDEVFSKLSQKLGGKFGKKGGNGKGPSIGGGGAIGFGVIAVIAIAIWFFAGFYTVGEAERAVVLRLGQFDRIEEPGLNWHPRFIDEIKDEQLVNVQAIRSLRASGTMLTKDENVVTVEMGVQYRVSDPYKYLYRVTDADDSLRQATDSALRAVIGDSLMDSILTSGRQQIRQSTQEELNRIIDSYDMGILIVDVNFQSARPPEQVKDAFDDAIAAREDEERFEREAEAYRNDIIPKATGRAERLKKEAVGYSERIVNGALGQVAQFEKLLPEYQAAPEVTRNRMYLDTMEKVYSSTSKVLIDSESSGNLLYLPIDKLGAQGGDQSGKRSTKAPSTYDQIELETQADPKSSSTTRSDSSRQGRY
- the hflX gene encoding ribosome rescue GTPase HflX — protein: MFDRYESGERAVLVHINFTQEGEWEDLSECEMLVSSAGVETLQVITGSRQSPLPKYYVGEGKAQEIAQAVQLTGAEIVVFNHSLSPAQERNLEQLCKCRVIDRTGLILDIFAQRARTHEGKLQVELAQLRHISTRLIRGWTHLERQKGGIGLRGPGETQLETDRRLLRDRIKAILRRLAKVAKQREQGRRARNRAEIPTISLVGYTNAGKSTLFNRITSAGVYAADQLFATLDPTLRKIDLADVGPAILADTVGFIRHLPHDLVAAFKATLQETQEADILLHVVDASDDRFRENIQAVHDVLEEIDAHEVPTLVVMNKIDCMEDQKPRIERYEEGAPRAVWVSAMEGVGIELLFEALTERLASQMVQFRLCIPHKHQGRVRSLFFQMKCIQQEEYDENGNLLIDIRMQQIDWSKLEKREGALLGDFIVTKETATV
- the hfq gene encoding RNA chaperone Hfq, with translation MAKGQSLQDPFLNALRRERIPVSIYLVNGIKLQGQIESFDQFVILLKNTVNQMVYKHAISTVVPARAVSHHSGEQQRAPSDRPEKTED
- the miaA gene encoding tRNA (adenosine(37)-N6)-dimethylallyltransferase MiaA, which produces MTEKLPLALFLMGPTASGKTDLAIRLRQKYPVEIISVDSALIYKDMDIGTAKPDAEELALAPHRLIDILDPSEAYSAADFRRDAINEMNKIVAEGKIPLLVGGTMLYYKALLEGLSPLPAADKEIRQQIEAESIEQGWQALHDQLREIDPVSAERIHPNDPQRLSRALEVYRISGKTLTELTQTKGDSLPFRVKQFAIAPKERTELHRRIELRFEKMIEAGFEEEMKALHAREDLHPELPSIRCVGYRQMWDYLDGNCDLDEAVFRGVCATRQLAKRQITWLRSWDDLTWLDSENIDQALETLSDAIASD